From the genome of Rathayibacter sp. VKM Ac-2804:
ACGGTCCCCGTCGACGCCACCCCGCGCGTCGACGCGCAGATCCGCGTGGGCGGCGACGCCGGCGCGAGCGAGGTCGTCGTGCTCCGCCCGTTCGGCGACGCGGCGACGGACGAGGAGAGCCTCGTCACGGGGCTCCTGCTCCCGGACGCCCCCGTGGTCGCCTGGTGGCCGAACAGCGCGCCCGAGAGCGCCTCGAAGTCGCCGATCGGCCGCATCGCGACCCGCCGGATCACCGACGCCTCCGCGCAGTCGAACCCGGCCGAGGCGCTGCACCACCTGGCCTCGACCTACGCCCCCGGTGACACCGACTTCGCCTGGACGCGCCTCACCCTGTGGCGCGCCCAGCTCGCCGCCGTGCTCGACCAGCCGCCGTACGAGCCGATCACGGCCGTCGAGGTCTCCGGCGCGCCGGACTCCCCCTCGACGATCCTGCTCGCGGCCTGGCTGCAGCTCGAGCTCGACATCCCCGTCGACCACGAGCTCACCATCAGTGCGACGGGGTCCAGCGGGATCCACGGGGTGCGCCTCTTCCGCGAGTCCGGCGTGATCGAGCTCGAGCGCTCGATCCCGAACGTCGCCACGCTGACGCAGCCCGACCAG
Proteins encoded in this window:
- a CDS encoding glucose-6-phosphate dehydrogenase assembly protein OpcA, whose protein sequence is MIVDLPDTTTSEVSKTLVKIREEGGAVALGRVLTLIIATSRGHEEEAIDAANDASREHPMRVIVVSKDDGLTTVPVDATPRVDAQIRVGGDAGASEVVVLRPFGDAATDEESLVTGLLLPDAPVVAWWPNSAPESASKSPIGRIATRRITDASAQSNPAEALHHLASTYAPGDTDFAWTRLTLWRAQLAAVLDQPPYEPITAVEVSGAPDSPSTILLAAWLQLELDIPVDHELTISATGSSGIHGVRLFRESGVIELERSIPNVATLTQPDQPVHDISLPRRSLRDCLAEELRRLDPDDLYGEVISRGVDMLTEKNDARSAS